A genomic region of Vicia villosa cultivar HV-30 ecotype Madison, WI unplaced genomic scaffold, Vvil1.0 ctg.001311F_1_1, whole genome shotgun sequence contains the following coding sequences:
- the LOC131634547 gene encoding polygalacturonase QRT3-like: MTRKSLVSSLVLLIVSFVIIHVYGESFHVRKVSDGNYHETIRRLQSLKASLTRHDSIASTPSSSLSPSPSSQPSEGMNNPRVFHVTSYGADPTGNSDSTEAILAAIADAANVQSEGHLMEGINNLGGAQINLEGGNYLIRRPLTLPVSGVGNLMIHGGTVKASDDFPIDGYIIDLSSTSSNESASYNFEYITLKDLLLDSNFRGGGISVINSLRTNIDNCYITHFTTNGILVQSGHETYIRNSFLGQHITAGGDRTERNFSGTAINLQGNDNAVTDVVIFSAQIGIMVTGQANIFSGVHCYNKATGFGGTGIYLKLPGLTQTRIVNSYMDYTSIVAEDPVQLHISSSFFLGDANIVLKSMTGVVNGVTIVDNMFSGSDQGVEIVHLDKSNSPFHQIDQVIVDRNIARGMNIKATVAKMSMQGNGTLWNVDFNNVLLFPNLIKNVQYSLSSTGESFPSHAIRNVSDNRVVIETNEVVTANVFVAVDQSMVN; the protein is encoded by the exons ATGACAAGAAAATCTCTTGTTTCTTCTTTGGTTCTTTTGATTGTTTCTTTCGTTATAATTCATGTTTATGGTGAGAGTTTTCATGTTAGGAAAGTTTCTGATGGAAACTATCATGAAACAATACGTAGGTTGCAGTCTTTGAAAGCCTCTTTAACAAGACATGATTCCATTGCTTCAACTCCATCTTCTTCCTTGTCTCCTTCTCCTTCTTCTCAGCCAAGTGAG GGTATGAACAATCCAAGAGTATTCCATGTGACATCTTATGGTGCAGACCCAACAGGAAATTCAGATAGTACAGAAGCTATCCTTGCAGCCATAGCAGATGCAGCCAATGTTCAAAGTGAAGGACATTTGATGGAAGGTATCAACAACCTTGGAGGTGCCCAGATTAATCTTGAAGGTGGAAATTACTTGATCCGTCGGCCACTCACGCTTCCGGTATCCGGCGTCGGAAATCTCATG ATACATGGAGGAACAGTAAAAGCCTCAGATGATTTTCCTATAGATGGCTACATTATTGATTTATCATCAACCTCTTCTAATGAAAGTGCTTCCTACAATTTTGAGTACATAACTCTCAAGGATCTTTTACTAGATTCAAACTTTAGAGGAGGGGGCATTTCAGTCATAAACTCACTCAGAACAAACATAGACAACTGTTACATTACACATTTCACCACAAATGGAATTTTAGTCCAAAGTGGCCATGAAACATACATAAGAAACTCGTTCCTCGGGCAACACATAACCGCGGGAGGCGATAGAACCGAAAGAAACTTCTCAGGAACGGCTATAAACCTCCAAGGTAATGATAACGCTGTCACCGATGTTGTGATTTTCTCGGCTCAAATAGGAATCATGGTCACCGGTCAAGCCAATATATTTTCTGGTGTACATTGTTACAATAAGGCCACCGGATTCGGCGGGACTGGAATTTATTTGAAACTACCTGGTTTAACACAAACAAGAATTGTGAACTCTTACATGGATTACACTAGTATTGTCGCTGAGGATCCTGTTCAGCTTCATATTTCGAGTAGCTTCTTCCTCGGTGACGCTAACATTGTGTTGAAATCTATGACCGGTGTAGTAAACGGTGTTACTATTGTCGATAACATGTTTTCTGGATCTGATCAAGGTGTTGAGATTGTTCATTTGGATAAGTCTAATAGTCCTTTTCATCAAATTGATCAAGTTATTGTTGATAGGAACATTGCGAGAGGAATGAATATAAAGGCGACCGTTGCGAAAATGTCTATGCAAGGGAATGGAACATTATGGAATGTTGATTTCAACAATGTTCTTCTTTTTCCTAACCTTATTAAAAATGTGCAATACTCATTGAGTTCAACAGGTGAGAGTTTTCCTAGTCATGCGATTAGGAATGTGTCGGATAATCGCGTTGTGATTGAAACGAATGAAGTGGTTACTGCGAATGTTTTCGTCGCGGTGGATCAGAGTATGGTGAATTGA